Proteins from a genomic interval of Physeter macrocephalus isolate SW-GA chromosome 21, ASM283717v5, whole genome shotgun sequence:
- the LOC112066143 gene encoding small integral membrane protein 10-like protein 2A — MAASAALSAAAAAAALSGLAVRLSRSAAARGSYGAFCKGLTRTLITFFDLAWRLRVNFPYFYIVASVMLNVRLQVRIE; from the coding sequence ATGGCGGCGTCGGCGGCCCTgtccgcggcggcggcggcggcggccctgTCGGGCCTGGCGGTGCGGCTGTCTCGCTCGGCCGCGGCCCGCGGCTCGTACGGCGCCTTCTGCAAGGGGCTCACGCGCACGCTGATCACCTTCTTCGACCTGGCCTGGCGGCTGCGCGTGAACTTCCCCTACTTCTACATCGTGGCCTCGGTGATGCTCAACGTGCGCCTGCAGGTGCGGATCGAGTGA